One genomic region from Metallosphaera tengchongensis encodes:
- a CDS encoding NAD(P)/FAD-dependent oxidoreductase, producing MVQKVVIVGGGNGGAVVANRLRSRELDVTVVDPSPYHLYQPGIVDYVFGVESEESIVKRVDQVISASLIQGKVTKVEVDNHTVFVGDRKLEYDYLVLAPGVRSKNPPDVPSWHTLEEGKKLKEQLSSFNGKRIVVGYWGVIKCPAAPFEFSFLLKERFKDAQVTLLNPVTNPPEIQRPMAERLGKRAKELGIEIKRGFKIRSVNTKEKEVESEDGEKVKYDLALLDAPVKVSEEFSGLVDQSGFIPVDKTTLRYRNYDNVFVVGDANNIIVPPKTGSKAHYEAKTVANNILAKVEGGEEKKYDGSAMCAVYSGFTKGLFITMNFERSRAYNESVAFNRMKRMFTHIYWTSLKGYIP from the coding sequence TGGTTCAGAAAGTAGTTATAGTTGGAGGAGGCAACGGGGGAGCGGTTGTCGCTAATAGGCTTAGGAGCAGAGAGCTAGATGTCACGGTAGTAGACCCCTCTCCTTACCACTTGTACCAACCTGGCATAGTGGACTACGTTTTTGGAGTGGAGAGCGAAGAGTCCATAGTGAAGAGAGTAGACCAGGTAATATCTGCCAGCCTAATTCAAGGAAAAGTTACCAAAGTAGAGGTAGATAATCACACTGTTTTTGTCGGGGATAGGAAATTGGAGTACGACTACCTTGTATTGGCTCCTGGGGTGAGAAGCAAAAATCCACCTGACGTACCCTCATGGCACACCCTGGAAGAGGGGAAAAAACTCAAGGAGCAGTTGTCCTCATTCAATGGAAAGAGGATAGTGGTAGGCTATTGGGGAGTTATAAAGTGCCCCGCAGCGCCCTTTGAGTTCTCCTTCCTATTAAAGGAGAGGTTTAAGGACGCTCAGGTCACCCTATTGAACCCTGTTACAAACCCCCCAGAGATTCAGAGACCCATGGCTGAGAGATTAGGCAAGAGGGCTAAGGAGCTAGGAATAGAAATAAAGAGGGGGTTCAAAATAAGGAGCGTTAACACCAAGGAGAAGGAGGTAGAATCGGAGGACGGGGAGAAAGTAAAGTACGACCTCGCCCTTCTAGATGCCCCCGTTAAGGTCAGCGAAGAGTTCTCAGGACTAGTTGACCAGTCTGGCTTCATTCCTGTGGACAAGACTACGTTAAGGTATAGAAATTACGATAACGTATTCGTAGTGGGAGACGCTAACAACATTATCGTTCCACCTAAAACAGGCTCCAAGGCTCACTATGAGGCAAAGACAGTTGCCAACAACATTCTGGCTAAGGTGGAAGGTGGGGAAGAGAAGAAATATGACGGGAGCGCCATGTGCGCTGTGTACTCCGGTTTCACTAAGGGCCTTTTCATAACCATGAACTTTGAGAGAAGCAGGGCTTACAATGAGTCTGTAGCCTTTAACAGGATGAAGAGGATGTTTACCCACATTTACTGGACGTCACTGAAGGGATATATCCCATAA